A portion of the Actinomycetes bacterium genome contains these proteins:
- the murD gene encoding UDP-N-acetylmuramoyl-L-alanine--D-glutamate ligase, translating into MIDALSLDSDWSRVRVGVAGIRLAGAACARAMRELGATVTAVDGGDSEEHQRWAGELSNLGVAVRLGDGDSLPADLDLLVVSPGFPPGAPIITAAQAAGIPVWGELELAWRLRSSESAPWLAITGTNGKTTATLMLESMLRAADLRAVAAANIGVSLVDAVLHQELDVIAVEVGAPQVPFWWTVSPEAAVCLNIAEDHVDHFGSFDNYVRTKARIYQRTQRAAVYNVADEVTRQMVAAAEVLPGCRAVGFGLGVPAVGELGVVEDLLVDRAFVADPQGGAAELASFADIHPFAPHNVANALAAAALARAHGLPPEAVAAGLRDFEPAGHRIAQVAEVAGVRFIDDSKATNAHAATTSLRAYEKSVWIAGGLAKGQEFDDLITACADRIRAVVLLGQDRQVISEALARHAPDLPVVEVSRTDTGAMAEVVSAAASLAQPGDAVLLAPGCASWDMFSNYGERGDLFAQEVRQLPGYEQEG; encoded by the coding sequence ATGATCGATGCGCTGAGTCTGGATTCTGACTGGAGTCGGGTGCGGGTTGGCGTTGCCGGTATTCGGCTGGCTGGCGCGGCGTGCGCTCGAGCGATGCGGGAGTTGGGTGCCACCGTTACCGCAGTAGATGGTGGCGACTCCGAAGAGCATCAGCGCTGGGCGGGGGAGCTCAGCAACCTGGGCGTTGCGGTGCGGCTAGGCGATGGTGACAGTTTGCCGGCCGACCTGGACCTGTTGGTGGTGTCACCGGGATTTCCCCCTGGTGCGCCGATTATCACTGCTGCCCAAGCAGCCGGAATTCCGGTCTGGGGGGAACTCGAACTAGCCTGGCGGTTGCGCTCTTCGGAATCGGCGCCGTGGCTGGCGATCACCGGAACGAACGGCAAGACCACTGCCACGCTGATGCTGGAGTCAATGCTGCGAGCTGCCGATCTGCGAGCCGTGGCGGCTGCCAATATTGGCGTATCATTAGTGGATGCAGTGCTGCATCAAGAACTGGACGTGATCGCGGTTGAGGTAGGGGCACCGCAAGTGCCGTTTTGGTGGACAGTGAGCCCGGAAGCCGCGGTCTGCCTCAATATCGCCGAAGATCACGTCGATCATTTTGGCTCCTTCGACAACTATGTCCGAACCAAGGCGCGCATCTACCAGCGCACCCAACGGGCGGCGGTCTACAACGTGGCGGATGAGGTGACTCGTCAGATGGTTGCGGCTGCCGAGGTCCTGCCGGGTTGTCGAGCAGTCGGCTTTGGTTTGGGTGTTCCGGCGGTGGGCGAGCTGGGGGTGGTGGAGGATCTGCTCGTCGACCGAGCCTTCGTCGCCGATCCGCAAGGAGGCGCCGCGGAACTAGCCAGCTTCGCCGATATCCATCCATTCGCCCCGCACAATGTGGCGAACGCGCTCGCCGCCGCGGCCCTGGCCCGGGCCCACGGTCTGCCACCGGAGGCGGTAGCCGCTGGACTTCGCGATTTCGAACCCGCAGGCCATCGGATCGCTCAGGTGGCTGAAGTCGCCGGTGTCCGGTTCATCGATGACTCCAAGGCCACCAACGCTCATGCCGCCACCACGTCGCTGCGCGCCTACGAAAAATCGGTGTGGATTGCCGGTGGGTTAGCGAAAGGTCAAGAGTTTGACGATCTGATCACTGCCTGTGCTGACCGGATCCGCGCGGTGGTGCTGTTGGGCCAAGATCGACAGGTGATTTCTGAGGCACTGGCGCGACACGCCCCCGACCTACCCGTCGTGGAGGTGTCCAGGACGGACACTGGGGCGATGGCAGAGGTGGTGTCAGCCGCTGCGAGCCTGGCTCAGCCGGGTGACGCGGTGCTGCTAGCCCCCGGATGCGCTTCGTGGGACATGTTCTCGAACTACGGGGAACGGGGTGACCTGTTCGCCCAGGAGGTGCGTCAGCTGCCCGGCTACGAGCAGGAAGGCTGA
- the ftsW gene encoding putative lipid II flippase FtsW, producing the protein MSVTEHDASSDLRERLGKHPASIYYLMLGSTLFLLALGLAMVWSASAIDSLRETGGSTDLFFKQAIFAVIGLVGLFIAAKLPTSKVRAFAWPLLLIAVAALILVLIPGIGVEVYGQRNWIEVGPIRIQPSEIAKLALVAWGADVLTRKYRPVMDWPTLLIPVVPVGLVMVFLVVMEGDFGNAMILAIILAGLLFAAGAPLRLFAFMGALGLVGVAMMSFGAEYRVRRWTAFLDPDADTLDGAWQVTQGMYAMGTGGWWGVGIGASREKWGTLPAAHTDFILPVIGEELGLVGTLMVLVLFGVLIFSILRLAKESPDRFVRLLAAGMGTWLIIQIITNVGAALKMLPITGVTLPLVSYGGSSLVPLLAGIGLLLGAARRHAHAVQDQQSAARST; encoded by the coding sequence ATGAGCGTGACCGAGCATGACGCCAGTTCTGACCTCCGGGAAAGACTGGGCAAGCATCCGGCCAGCATCTACTACCTGATGCTCGGGTCGACGCTGTTCCTACTCGCCCTAGGCCTCGCAATGGTGTGGTCGGCATCAGCCATCGACTCGCTGCGGGAGACCGGTGGCAGTACCGACCTGTTCTTCAAACAAGCCATTTTCGCCGTGATTGGGCTCGTCGGTCTCTTCATCGCGGCCAAATTGCCGACGTCCAAAGTCCGCGCGTTCGCGTGGCCGTTGCTGCTGATCGCCGTAGCCGCCCTGATTCTGGTGTTGATTCCCGGTATCGGGGTGGAGGTGTACGGGCAACGGAACTGGATCGAGGTCGGGCCGATTCGGATACAGCCCTCCGAGATCGCCAAACTTGCGCTGGTGGCTTGGGGGGCTGATGTGCTCACCCGCAAGTACCGACCGGTCATGGATTGGCCGACCCTGTTGATTCCAGTGGTGCCAGTGGGGCTGGTGATGGTCTTCCTGGTGGTGATGGAGGGCGACTTTGGCAACGCCATGATCCTGGCAATCATCTTGGCTGGATTGTTGTTCGCGGCTGGAGCGCCGCTGCGACTGTTCGCGTTCATGGGTGCCCTTGGTCTTGTGGGTGTGGCAATGATGTCTTTTGGTGCGGAGTATCGGGTGCGTCGCTGGACGGCCTTCCTGGACCCGGATGCCGACACCCTCGACGGCGCCTGGCAGGTGACCCAAGGCATGTACGCGATGGGTACCGGTGGCTGGTGGGGAGTCGGCATCGGCGCGTCGCGAGAGAAGTGGGGGACGCTGCCCGCCGCCCACACTGACTTCATCCTGCCGGTCATCGGGGAAGAACTCGGCTTGGTGGGAACCCTGATGGTGTTGGTGTTGTTCGGTGTGCTGATCTTCTCGATTCTGCGATTGGCCAAGGAATCCCCCGATCGATTTGTCCGGCTGCTGGCGGCCGGTATGGGGACGTGGCTCATTATTCAGATCATCACCAACGTCGGGGCGGCGTTGAAGATGCTGCCCATTACTGGAGTGACTTTGCCCCTGGTGTCCTACGGTGGTTCGTCGCTCGTACCGCTGCTCGCGGGAATCGGTCTGCTGCTAGGCGCTGCCCGCCGACATGCTCACGCCGTGCAGGACCAACAGTCTGCGGCCAGGAGCACGTGA
- the murG gene encoding undecaprenyldiphospho-muramoylpentapeptide beta-N-acetylglucosaminyltransferase, which yields MSHDRPIRVGIAGGGTGGHIEPALNLADEIRRQQPDSHIVVFGTERGLEVDLVPARGYELTLIPPVPLPRRINKELFSLPGRLRQAVAESREVIAREDLDVICGFGGYVSIPVYLAARRAKTPFVVHEANAKPGLANRVGARLTPFVAENYAGSLRHAARLGCPLRAAISDLDRGQQQQAAREFFGLAPDGQVLLAFGGSQGAASINQAIWEAAADLCGEGVQILHAVGARQQDEGDAFREQAPSGYHSLPFIDRMDLAYAAADIAVCRSGAMTCAEVAAVGLPAIYVPYPIGNGEQRFNAAPVVSAGGGLMIQDAELSGVTLVSAVMPILADPALIGQMTTAAANYGIADGAAQLAAMVRTAAGVE from the coding sequence ATGAGCCACGACCGCCCGATCCGGGTAGGAATTGCCGGCGGCGGCACTGGCGGTCACATCGAACCCGCCCTCAACCTGGCCGACGAAATTCGCCGCCAACAGCCGGATAGTCACATCGTGGTGTTCGGCACCGAACGGGGTTTGGAAGTAGATCTAGTGCCGGCGCGGGGCTACGAACTGACGTTGATCCCGCCGGTGCCGCTGCCGCGACGCATCAACAAGGAGTTGTTCTCGTTGCCAGGTCGGCTCCGCCAAGCAGTGGCTGAGTCCCGGGAGGTCATTGCCCGGGAGGACTTGGACGTGATCTGTGGTTTCGGCGGTTATGTGTCGATCCCGGTGTACTTGGCTGCCCGACGAGCCAAGACCCCGTTCGTGGTTCACGAAGCCAACGCCAAACCGGGTTTGGCGAATCGAGTGGGAGCTCGACTCACTCCGTTTGTGGCGGAAAACTACGCCGGCTCGCTGCGGCATGCGGCCCGGCTTGGCTGTCCGCTGCGCGCGGCTATCTCTGACTTGGATCGGGGACAGCAGCAACAAGCCGCTCGCGAGTTCTTCGGCCTGGCTCCCGACGGCCAGGTGCTGTTGGCTTTTGGCGGTTCGCAGGGAGCCGCGTCGATCAACCAAGCGATCTGGGAGGCGGCCGCAGACCTGTGCGGTGAGGGAGTGCAGATACTGCACGCGGTCGGCGCTCGCCAGCAGGATGAAGGGGATGCCTTCCGGGAACAGGCACCCTCGGGCTATCACTCGCTTCCATTTATCGACCGAATGGACTTGGCCTATGCGGCGGCGGATATTGCGGTATGTCGGTCCGGGGCAATGACCTGTGCCGAGGTCGCCGCGGTGGGGCTGCCGGCCATTTATGTTCCCTATCCGATCGGCAACGGTGAGCAGCGCTTCAACGCTGCCCCGGTCGTGAGCGCTGGCGGCGGTCTGATGATTCAGGATGCCGAGTTGAGCGGAGTGACTTTGGTGTCGGCGGTAATGCCGATCCTGGCGGATCCGGCGTTGATCGGCCAGATGACGACGGCGGCCGCAAACTATGGCATTGCTGATGGTGCCGCGCAGTTGGCGGCGATGGTGCGTACTGCGGCGGGAGTGGAATGA
- the murC gene encoding UDP-N-acetylmuramate--L-alanine ligase, translating into MTTSPCTLAELGRVHLVGVGGAGMSGLARLLLDRGVPVSGSDMRDSTRLAALRSQGAKIYIGHSPDQLQTPNGPVQTVIDTPIIPDDNPEIRAARERGIPIISRSIALQLVMADSTVVGVGGTHGKTTTTSMITVALQHCGVDPSYAIGSEVNDLGSNAHTGTGDLFIAEADESDGAFLRMDPTAVVVTNVEPDHLNHWGSYEALKQAFDDFVGLVRRNDGFAVVCIDQADSAELASRARERGTRVVTYGEEPTADYRVEILGRDQADYKFDVVAGGERLGPISLAVPGRHNALNATAALAVCVGLGMPRDAVRDGLSSFAGTRRRFEFRGEVADIRVYDDYAHHPTELSATLQAAREFVAGGRLVVAFQAHHYYRTALFSREFGESLGLADEVVVLEVFAPGEEPIPGASGQSMASNVPLPPGQVVFEPSWSAVAGHLAERARPGDIVMTLGAGDISMLGPEVLDLLRERYPEGGAHEYADG; encoded by the coding sequence ATGACCACATCGCCGTGCACTCTGGCCGAACTGGGCCGCGTCCATCTCGTTGGAGTTGGTGGCGCTGGCATGTCCGGGCTTGCGCGGCTACTGCTGGATCGGGGTGTTCCGGTGTCAGGCAGTGACATGCGGGATTCGACTCGGCTGGCGGCGCTGCGATCGCAGGGCGCGAAGATCTACATCGGTCATAGCCCAGACCAACTCCAGACCCCGAACGGTCCGGTACAGACGGTTATTGATACCCCGATCATTCCGGATGACAACCCGGAGATTCGGGCTGCTCGGGAACGTGGCATCCCCATTATTTCTCGGTCAATCGCACTGCAACTGGTGATGGCTGATTCCACCGTCGTGGGGGTAGGCGGCACCCACGGCAAGACCACCACCACCTCGATGATCACCGTGGCGCTTCAGCACTGTGGTGTCGATCCCTCTTATGCCATCGGCAGTGAGGTCAACGATCTCGGCAGTAATGCTCACACGGGCACTGGCGACCTGTTCATCGCTGAAGCAGACGAATCCGATGGTGCGTTCCTGCGAATGGATCCCACAGCGGTGGTAGTTACCAACGTTGAACCGGATCATCTGAATCATTGGGGAAGCTACGAAGCGCTCAAGCAAGCGTTTGACGATTTCGTGGGCCTAGTGCGCCGCAACGACGGTTTTGCTGTGGTGTGCATTGATCAGGCTGACAGTGCTGAGTTGGCATCCCGTGCTCGAGAGCGCGGCACCCGAGTCGTGACGTACGGCGAAGAGCCGACTGCTGACTATCGGGTGGAGATTCTCGGTCGAGATCAGGCGGACTACAAGTTCGACGTCGTGGCTGGCGGTGAGCGGCTGGGGCCGATCTCGCTAGCAGTCCCGGGTCGGCACAACGCCCTCAATGCCACTGCGGCCCTAGCAGTGTGCGTCGGGCTAGGTATGCCGCGGGATGCGGTTCGTGACGGTCTGTCTAGTTTCGCTGGTACCCGACGTAGATTTGAGTTCCGCGGTGAAGTAGCTGACATCCGGGTCTATGACGACTACGCCCATCACCCCACTGAACTCAGCGCAACGTTGCAGGCAGCGCGGGAGTTTGTTGCTGGCGGTCGGCTGGTCGTCGCTTTTCAAGCTCACCACTACTATCGAACCGCGCTATTCAGCCGAGAGTTTGGCGAAAGCCTAGGACTGGCGGACGAAGTCGTCGTCTTGGAGGTTTTTGCGCCGGGGGAGGAGCCGATACCCGGTGCCTCCGGCCAATCGATGGCCAGTAATGTGCCGCTACCGCCAGGCCAAGTTGTGTTTGAACCATCGTGGTCTGCAGTTGCCGGCCACCTCGCGGAACGAGCACGGCCAGGAGATATTGTCATGACCCTGGGTGCCGGGGACATCTCCATGCTGGGCCCGGAAGTTCTTGATCTGCTCCGCGAGCGATATCCAGAAGGGGGAGCCCATGAATACGCTGATGGATGA
- a CDS encoding cell division protein FtsQ/DivIB — MNTLMDDPIVETEPGIAQIEEPPQRRFRPRRSRVIAVGVLAAGLVAAAYWMMSWSSPIPVRDVVVVGALPETAEQVLAAAGIPDGTALRDVDQQTVVSAAVAVEGIEAAELELERPWTVVIQVDERIPFAIRGEKGNWIVFDQQGEPIREEGSRPKGLPVISGEDSRWPELADALAAIEQQEPGVVREANISDDGLIALRLDGGSEVTWGRSELNQDKAQVLAALMSLKADGYVVSTPDRPSLVGDAKLPKRNTDQEESQPQPESVQ, encoded by the coding sequence ATGAATACGCTGATGGATGACCCGATTGTGGAAACCGAGCCTGGGATTGCGCAGATCGAAGAGCCGCCGCAGCGCCGATTTCGTCCTCGTCGCAGCCGGGTGATCGCTGTTGGGGTGCTGGCAGCCGGGCTGGTGGCAGCCGCCTATTGGATGATGTCCTGGTCGTCGCCGATCCCGGTGCGAGACGTTGTTGTAGTTGGAGCCTTGCCCGAGACCGCGGAACAGGTGCTGGCGGCAGCCGGAATTCCTGATGGCACGGCACTGCGAGACGTCGATCAGCAGACGGTGGTGTCCGCGGCCGTCGCGGTTGAAGGGATTGAAGCCGCTGAACTGGAGTTGGAGCGTCCCTGGACGGTCGTGATCCAGGTTGATGAGCGAATCCCGTTCGCGATTCGGGGCGAAAAAGGCAATTGGATTGTGTTCGATCAGCAGGGCGAGCCGATTCGGGAAGAAGGCAGCCGCCCGAAGGGACTGCCGGTGATCTCCGGGGAGGATTCTCGTTGGCCGGAACTGGCGGATGCGCTGGCCGCGATCGAGCAGCAAGAACCGGGAGTGGTCCGCGAGGCCAATATCTCCGATGACGGTTTGATCGCGCTGCGACTCGATGGTGGCAGCGAGGTGACCTGGGGGCGTTCGGAACTCAACCAGGACAAAGCCCAAGTGCTGGCTGCGCTAATGTCGTTGAAGGCAGATGGCTATGTGGTATCCACCCCAGACCGACCCTCTCTAGTTGGCGATGCCAAGCTGCCCAAACGAAATACTGACCAAGAGGAATCTCAGCCGCAGCCGGAGTCGGTGCAGTAG
- the ftsZ gene encoding cell division protein FtsZ produces the protein MAAPQNYLAVIKVVGIGGGGVNAVNRMIEYGLKGVEFIAINTDAQALLMSDADVKLDIGRDLTRGLGAGADPDVGRQAAEDHADEIEEVMKGADMVFVTAGEGGGTGTGGAPVVARIARGLGALTIGVVTRPFGFEGRRRSAQAETGIESLRGEVDTLIVIPNDRLLSLTDRQISVIDAFRQADHVLLQGVSGITDLITTPGLINLDFADVKSVMQGAGSALMGIGSSRGEDRAISAAESAINSPLLEASIDGAHGVLMSIAGGSDLGLFEINEAARLVSEAAHPEANIIFGAVIDDTLGDETRVTVIAAGFDGGLPKARSESEKTVQLPETETVSVRPTATRQSDQPAATQPAGTGRPVEPIVFDDPDDGIDIPDFLK, from the coding sequence ATGGCTGCTCCGCAAAACTATCTCGCGGTCATCAAGGTTGTCGGTATCGGCGGCGGTGGTGTCAACGCGGTAAACCGAATGATTGAGTACGGGCTCAAGGGAGTCGAGTTCATCGCGATCAACACCGACGCTCAAGCGCTGCTCATGAGCGACGCGGACGTCAAACTCGACATTGGTCGGGATTTGACCCGTGGACTAGGCGCCGGGGCGGACCCGGACGTCGGTCGTCAGGCCGCCGAGGACCACGCTGATGAGATCGAAGAGGTGATGAAGGGCGCTGACATGGTCTTCGTCACCGCAGGTGAAGGTGGCGGCACTGGCACTGGTGGCGCACCCGTCGTAGCTCGCATTGCTCGCGGACTGGGCGCGCTGACCATCGGCGTTGTCACCCGACCATTTGGGTTCGAGGGTCGCCGCCGCAGCGCCCAGGCTGAGACCGGTATCGAATCGCTGCGTGGCGAGGTCGACACCCTGATCGTGATCCCCAACGACCGGTTGCTTTCGCTGACTGACCGGCAGATCAGCGTCATCGACGCTTTCCGTCAGGCAGATCACGTCCTGCTACAGGGTGTGTCCGGCATTACTGACTTGATCACAACCCCGGGCTTGATCAACCTCGACTTCGCTGACGTGAAGAGCGTGATGCAAGGCGCCGGTTCGGCGTTGATGGGTATCGGCTCCTCACGAGGTGAAGACCGCGCCATCTCCGCCGCGGAGAGCGCCATCAACAGTCCACTGCTGGAGGCCAGTATCGACGGTGCCCACGGGGTGCTGATGTCGATCGCCGGTGGTAGTGACCTTGGCTTGTTCGAGATCAACGAGGCAGCCCGGCTGGTATCCGAAGCTGCGCACCCAGAGGCCAACATCATCTTCGGTGCCGTCATCGACGACACGCTGGGCGATGAGACTCGGGTGACGGTGATTGCGGCTGGCTTCGATGGCGGGCTCCCCAAGGCTCGCTCTGAGTCCGAAAAAACCGTGCAGCTTCCTGAAACCGAGACCGTCTCGGTCCGACCCACCGCGACTCGGCAGTCGGATCAGCCGGCGGCAACCCAGCCGGCCGGCACTGGCCGTCCAGTGGAGCCGATCGTGTTTGACGACCCGGATGACGGAATCGATATCCCCGACTTCCTGAAGTGA
- the pgeF gene encoding peptidoglycan editing factor PgeF, translating to MSQWQAPEPPPGVRWHFSSRAGGVSSGPYAGLNLADHVGDDPDSVSRNREVLAGRIGLAPERIAVMQAAHGRDAAIVSEAGTVPAVDGLVTTTPGLGLLAQGADCATVALADSEAGVVAAVHSGWRGVSVNATAAVVERMVALGAEPSHMHAAIGPVICPGCYEVSSEVRDQVGAAASSAVAETRRGTPAVDLHAGVIEQLQRAGVQVMAADPACTYESSDRYSYRRDGTTGRQGMLIALIPVESTQGEANRD from the coding sequence GTGAGTCAGTGGCAGGCTCCCGAACCGCCACCAGGAGTCCGCTGGCACTTCTCCAGTCGGGCGGGTGGGGTGAGTTCCGGTCCCTATGCCGGACTCAACCTTGCCGATCACGTGGGAGATGATCCCGATTCGGTCAGCCGTAATCGCGAAGTGCTGGCTGGCCGCATCGGGCTGGCGCCGGAGCGGATCGCGGTGATGCAGGCAGCACACGGTCGGGACGCCGCGATTGTCAGTGAGGCTGGCACAGTCCCCGCTGTTGACGGCCTCGTCACCACCACCCCGGGATTGGGATTGTTAGCGCAAGGCGCTGACTGTGCCACGGTGGCGCTCGCTGACAGCGAGGCAGGGGTTGTGGCTGCGGTGCACTCCGGCTGGCGGGGCGTCTCGGTGAACGCTACAGCAGCCGTGGTCGAACGGATGGTCGCGTTGGGGGCAGAGCCGAGCCACATGCATGCCGCGATTGGTCCAGTGATCTGTCCCGGTTGTTACGAGGTTTCTAGTGAGGTGCGTGATCAAGTGGGTGCTGCCGCTAGTTCCGCTGTCGCGGAAACCAGGCGGGGGACTCCTGCCGTCGATCTCCACGCCGGTGTTATTGAGCAACTGCAGCGGGCTGGTGTTCAAGTGATGGCCGCCGATCCGGCCTGTACCTACGAGTCGAGCGACCGGTACTCCTACCGTCGCGATGGCACCACTGGGCGTCAGGGAATGCTGATCGCCTTGATACCGGTCGAAAGCACTCAAGGGGAGGCGAATCGTGACTGA
- a CDS encoding YggS family pyridoxal phosphate-dependent enzyme, with protein sequence MPDPAARRDQIAVGLQQTQQRIAAACAAAERDPAEVTLIVVTKTRPASDVAILARLGVTDVGENREPEASRKHAECDGLPLTWHFIGQLQRNKTGKVARYADMVHSLDRPEVVAALDGAAERAERTISALVQVDLSGGAEGRGGVAPEQLPSLCQQVADSEQLRLAGIMAVAPLQEDPAAAFDRLAQLRESVLVDFPMAQLLSAGMSGDLEQAVQAGATHVRVGSAVLGERHYVR encoded by the coding sequence TTGCCTGACCCAGCGGCCCGCCGCGATCAGATCGCCGTCGGACTGCAGCAGACGCAGCAGCGGATCGCAGCTGCCTGCGCAGCGGCCGAGCGAGACCCAGCCGAGGTCACCCTCATTGTGGTGACCAAGACCCGCCCCGCTAGCGATGTCGCCATCTTGGCGCGGCTGGGCGTCACCGATGTGGGAGAGAATCGGGAGCCGGAGGCTAGCCGCAAGCACGCTGAGTGCGACGGACTTCCGCTGACCTGGCACTTCATCGGTCAACTGCAGCGCAACAAGACTGGCAAAGTTGCCCGCTACGCCGACATGGTGCATTCCCTGGACCGCCCGGAGGTAGTAGCTGCCCTTGATGGCGCCGCTGAGCGCGCTGAGCGGACGATCTCCGCCCTAGTACAGGTCGATCTGTCCGGCGGTGCCGAGGGCCGTGGTGGTGTGGCACCGGAGCAACTGCCGTCGCTATGTCAGCAGGTGGCTGACTCCGAACAACTGCGGCTGGCTGGCATCATGGCCGTCGCACCGCTGCAGGAAGACCCAGCAGCGGCTTTCGACCGGCTCGCGCAACTGCGCGAATCGGTACTCGTAGACTTCCCAATGGCGCAACTATTGTCCGCTGGGATGAGTGGTGACCTCGAACAGGCCGTTCAGGCCGGTGCGACACATGTGCGCGTCGGTAGTGCGGTGTTAGGGGAACGTCACTATGTCAGGTAA
- a CDS encoding cell division protein SepF: MAHAMKRLGVYLGLVEDDPNYVHPGYDEPSRTSAAPVRAVPASTPAPVTTLPRTESATATAVADPVSVQSDIDPYSIHTIHPRSYNDARRIGEEYRAGAPVIMNLTEMDDSDAKRIVDFAAGLVFAMNGTIERVTQKVFLLSPANVDVRDAPAVQQARDGFYNQS; this comes from the coding sequence ATGGCACATGCGATGAAGCGACTGGGTGTGTATCTCGGCCTAGTCGAAGACGATCCCAACTACGTGCACCCTGGGTACGACGAGCCAAGCCGGACCTCGGCTGCCCCGGTTCGGGCGGTGCCAGCGAGCACTCCGGCTCCGGTCACGACGCTGCCCCGGACTGAGTCAGCCACGGCAACTGCGGTTGCTGATCCGGTGTCGGTGCAGTCGGACATCGATCCGTACTCGATCCACACCATCCACCCGCGCTCCTACAACGATGCGCGGCGGATTGGTGAGGAGTACCGCGCTGGTGCGCCAGTCATCATGAACTTGACCGAGATGGATGACTCAGACGCTAAACGCATCGTTGATTTCGCGGCTGGCCTCGTTTTTGCCATGAACGGCACGATCGAGCGGGTCACCCAGAAGGTATTCTTGCTGTCGCCAGCCAACGTTGACGTCCGGGATGCTCCGGCCGTCCAACAGGCTCGGGACGGCTTCTACAACCAGAGTTGA
- a CDS encoding YggT family protein encodes MIFGILATVLWIYWLILIGRLIFDWVQVFARDWRPKGPVLLIAEAIYTLTDPPLNFLRRFIPPLRLGQISLDLSFLVLILAVGIGVSVLSGL; translated from the coding sequence GTGATCTTCGGGATTCTTGCCACAGTCCTGTGGATCTATTGGCTGATTTTGATCGGCAGGCTGATTTTTGACTGGGTGCAAGTCTTTGCGCGGGATTGGCGACCCAAAGGTCCGGTGTTGCTCATCGCAGAAGCCATTTACACGCTCACTGACCCACCGCTGAATTTCTTACGCCGCTTCATCCCGCCGTTGCGCCTGGGCCAGATCAGTTTGGATCTGTCCTTCCTAGTGCTGATCCTTGCCGTCGGTATTGGCGTCTCGGTGCTATCCGGTCTCTAG